In a genomic window of Helianthus annuus cultivar XRQ/B chromosome 10, HanXRQr2.0-SUNRISE, whole genome shotgun sequence:
- the LOC110881170 gene encoding uncharacterized protein LOC110881170, with protein sequence MSSSRQSQASKRSKTSSQKKMMAFMANQIARIIPKIVTEIQASNTPNSSVDSKVIQPKLVTFNYEHFASYHPKPFTGQEGVTAMLEWFDSMEVTFINSECPEELKTRSATGVFQARALEWWTNERNIRSNELAYALSWEELKQLMMEEFCPPHEQQKLEEEFWALKQVGDDNLTYTTRFKQLSIIVSHLVLTTDRMIRKYLNGLPPTMRDTIETAKLDNIEAVYRLAASLNNNRVRDKQAAATSNPNHPARPANQISHQPSGNWGRKRQFQDPVCNAVVPAANPNPNTPENAKRQYAGTQPKCPICNYHHPTNTPCRHCTVCNRFGHHTAHCPRTQNPNPANNVRACFKCGDTTHLRPQCPLWNQERHQALPGPAQDNNKDIDVNT encoded by the coding sequence ATGTCGTCATCTCGTCAATCCCAAGCTTCCAAGAGATCAAAGACCAGCTCGCAAAAGAAAATGATGGCATTCATGGCCAATCAAATTGCTCGCATCATCCCCAAGATTGTGACTGAAATTCAAGCTTCAAATACCCCTAACTCCTCTGTTGATTCAAAAGTGATCCAGCCTAAACTTGTTACCTTCAACTACGAGCACTTTGCTTCTTATCACCCAAAGCCTTTCACTGGTCAGGAAGGAGTGACCGCTATGCTTGAATGGTTCGATAGCATGGAGGTTACGTTCATCAATAGTGAATGTCCTGAAGAGCTCAAGACACGTAGTGCTACTGGTGTCTTCCAAGCAagagccctagaatggtggacaaatgaaaGGAACATTCGTTCGAACGAACTGGCGTATGCATTGTCTTGGGAAGAATTGAAACAACTCATGATGGAAGAAttttgccctcctcatgaacaacAAAAGCTTGAGGAAGAATTTTGGGCTCTCAAGCAAGTTGGAGACGACAATCTCACCTATACCACTCGTTTCAAACAACTAAGCATCATTGTATCCCACCTCGTTCTCACCACTGACCGCATGATCAGGAAATACCTCAACGGCTTACCCCCTACCATGCGAGATACTATTGAGACAGCCAAGCTCGACAACATCGAGGCTGTTTATCGCCTCGCTGCTAGTTTGAACAACAATCGCGTTCGCGACAAACAAGCTGCTGCAACCTCCAACCCAAATCACCCTGCTAGACCAGCCAACCAAATTTCCCATCAACCAAGTGGCAATTGGGGCAGGAAACGTCAGTTTCAAGACCCTGTTTGCAACGCGGTTGTACCTGCTGCAAACCCAAACCCTAACACACCTGAAAACGCTAAGAGGCAATACGCCGGGACTCAGCCAAAGTGCCCCATTTGCAACTATCACCATCCCACCAATACCCCATGTCGCCATTGCACTGTGTGCAACCGTTTTGGTCACCATACTGCCCATTGTCCGCGTACCCAAAACCCTAACCCAGCAAACAATGTTAGAGCCTgtttcaagtgtggggatacgACACATCTTCGTCCACAATGCCCTCTATGGAATCAAGAACGACATCAGGCACTACCAGGTCCAGCTCAAGATAACAATAAAGACATTGATGTCAACACCTGA